From a region of the Xanthomonas rydalmerensis genome:
- a CDS encoding methylglyoxal synthase — protein sequence MRLGLAANRLHHQGKDAALFRWLHASEAGIRELQLGLHAVGRTHEAIVRAGLLHGYAGLKRYPFGREGGLMKLVAEVVGLEGAERTLDGAIYLIDPVDPSSIFPEAIALKRQCVIHGKPFISTVASARDWVEMERIHAALAPDRRANDLYALQRQTLALIAHDAMKPQMLAFASEHFDLLSRFAERVATGTTGQRLNELAWSRGWPQGQPWVHRYQSGPMGGDAQIADRVLERRCHRAIFFEDPHVARQHEADIQLLERAVTTVTDSAVCITSPAIAARWAQAADRRLASA from the coding sequence ATGCGCCTGGGCCTGGCCGCCAACCGACTGCACCACCAGGGCAAGGATGCCGCGCTGTTCCGCTGGCTGCATGCCAGCGAGGCCGGCATCCGCGAGCTGCAGCTCGGCCTGCATGCGGTCGGCCGCACCCACGAGGCGATCGTGCGTGCCGGGTTGTTGCACGGCTATGCCGGCCTCAAGCGCTACCCGTTCGGCCGCGAGGGCGGACTGATGAAGCTGGTGGCCGAAGTCGTGGGCCTGGAAGGCGCCGAGCGCACCCTCGACGGCGCGATCTACCTGATCGATCCGGTCGACCCGTCCTCGATCTTTCCTGAGGCGATCGCACTCAAACGCCAGTGCGTGATCCACGGCAAGCCGTTCATCTCCACCGTGGCCAGCGCCCGCGACTGGGTGGAGATGGAACGCATCCACGCTGCGCTGGCTCCGGACCGCCGCGCCAACGATCTGTACGCGCTGCAACGGCAGACCCTGGCGCTGATCGCGCACGATGCGATGAAGCCGCAGATGCTGGCCTTCGCCAGCGAACATTTCGATCTGCTGTCGCGCTTCGCCGAGCGCGTGGCCACCGGCACCACCGGACAGCGGCTCAACGAACTGGCCTGGAGCCGCGGCTGGCCGCAGGGCCAGCCCTGGGTGCACCGCTACCAGAGCGGCCCGATGGGCGGCGACGCGCAGATCGCCGATCGCGTGCTGGAACGGCGCTGCCACCGCGCGATCTTCTTCGAGGATCCGCATGTCGCGCGCCAGCACGAAGCCGATATCCAGTTGCTGGAGCGCGCGGTGACCACGGTCACCGACAGCGCCGTGTGCATCACCTCGCCGGCGATCGCCGCACGCTGGGCGCAAGCCGCCGACCGCCGCCTCGCGTCTGCCTGA
- a CDS encoding glycoside hydrolase family 5 protein, which produces MPRIDHVSRSSQWRRRAALCLLMAACVPFAHAQQTLRYAGINLAGAEFNSAKKPGVLFKDYVYPTDADYAYTAAQGMNIVRLPFLWERLQPLANGPLDPVQLDALRTAVERAKRYDLQLILDVHNYAKYDGVRIGGDAVPAAALADLWRRLSLVFGNDASVVFGLMNEPNGLASGDWAGIAQASIDAIRATGADNLILVPGTAFSGAHSWNSTWYGVSNAQALLAVHDPADNLAFEVHQYLDPDSSGTSAACVGSSIGADRLQGFTQWLRANGYRGFLGEFGGSSDATCLAALDTMLDYIHANGDVWLGWTAWAGGAWWRSDYAFNLQPDKSGADKPQMDVLAVRAQQVTQ; this is translated from the coding sequence ATGCCACGCATCGACCACGTTTCCCGTTCCTCGCAATGGCGGCGTCGCGCCGCGCTATGCCTGCTCATGGCCGCTTGCGTGCCATTCGCCCACGCGCAGCAGACGCTGCGCTATGCCGGCATCAACCTGGCCGGTGCCGAGTTCAATTCGGCGAAGAAGCCCGGCGTGCTGTTCAAGGACTATGTGTATCCCACCGACGCCGACTATGCGTACACCGCCGCGCAGGGCATGAACATCGTGCGCCTGCCGTTCCTGTGGGAGCGGCTGCAGCCGCTGGCCAATGGCCCGCTCGACCCCGTGCAGCTCGACGCCCTGCGCACCGCGGTCGAACGCGCCAAGCGCTACGACCTGCAGCTGATCCTGGACGTGCACAACTACGCCAAGTACGACGGCGTACGCATCGGCGGCGACGCGGTCCCGGCGGCAGCGCTGGCCGATCTGTGGCGGCGCCTGTCGCTGGTCTTCGGCAACGACGCCAGCGTGGTGTTCGGGCTGATGAACGAACCCAACGGCCTCGCTTCGGGCGATTGGGCCGGCATCGCACAGGCGTCGATCGACGCGATCCGCGCCACCGGCGCCGACAATTTGATCCTTGTGCCCGGCACGGCCTTCAGTGGCGCGCACAGTTGGAACAGCACCTGGTACGGCGTGTCCAACGCGCAGGCCTTGCTGGCGGTGCACGACCCCGCCGACAACCTGGCGTTCGAAGTGCACCAGTACCTGGATCCCGACTCCTCCGGCACCAGCGCCGCCTGCGTCGGCAGCAGCATCGGCGCGGACCGTCTGCAGGGGTTCACCCAGTGGTTGCGCGCCAACGGCTATCGCGGGTTCCTCGGCGAGTTCGGCGGCAGCAGCGACGCCACCTGCCTGGCCGCACTCGACACCATGCTCGACTACATCCACGCCAACGGCGACGTATGGCTGGGCTGGACCGCCTGGGCCGGCGGCGCCTGGTGGCGCAGCGACTATGCATTCAACCTGCAGCCGGACAAGAGCGGCGCCGACAAGCCGCAGATGGACGTGCTGGCGGTACGTGCGCAGCAGGTCACGCAATGA
- a CDS encoding glycoside hydrolase family 5 protein yields MSLSSSCSLRWRSLPLALLLATVACNAAAEGRSVLKYAGVNLSGAEFNSGKKPGVLYKDYTYPTATDYSYFASKGMNTIRLPFLWERLQPTAKGEFDPAQLALLKKSVEQAKANHLYLILDPHNYAKYNGALVGSEGAPDAVFADLWRRLAKEFKGDDNVIFGLMNEPNAVSSTDWASAAQAAIDAIRKAGANNLILVPGTAYTGAHSWRSTSYGTSNAVALQPLKDPRNRMAFEAHQYLDRDNSGTKGECVSATAGAEKLAGFVSWLRENKKVGFIGEFATANTPTCNQALENMLSYMQKNDDVILGWTWWAAGAWWKPDYPFNVQPGKDGSEKPQMAILSKYAREITGKK; encoded by the coding sequence ATGTCGCTTTCCTCGTCGTGTTCCCTGCGCTGGCGTTCCCTGCCGCTGGCGCTGCTGCTCGCCACCGTCGCCTGCAACGCCGCCGCCGAAGGCCGCAGCGTGCTCAAGTACGCCGGCGTCAACCTGTCCGGCGCCGAGTTCAACTCCGGCAAGAAACCGGGCGTGCTGTACAAGGACTACACCTACCCGACGGCGACCGACTACAGCTACTTCGCCAGCAAGGGCATGAACACCATCCGCCTGCCGTTCCTGTGGGAGCGCCTGCAGCCCACCGCCAAGGGCGAGTTCGACCCGGCGCAACTGGCGTTGTTGAAGAAGTCGGTGGAGCAGGCCAAGGCCAACCACCTGTACCTGATCCTGGATCCGCACAACTACGCCAAGTACAACGGCGCGCTGGTCGGCAGCGAGGGCGCCCCGGACGCGGTGTTCGCCGATCTGTGGCGGCGCTTGGCCAAAGAGTTCAAGGGCGACGACAACGTCATCTTCGGGCTGATGAACGAGCCCAACGCGGTGTCCTCGACCGACTGGGCCAGCGCGGCGCAGGCGGCGATCGACGCCATCCGCAAGGCCGGCGCCAACAATCTGATCCTGGTGCCGGGCACCGCCTACACCGGCGCGCACAGCTGGCGCAGCACGTCCTACGGCACATCCAACGCAGTGGCGCTGCAGCCGCTCAAGGATCCGCGCAACCGCATGGCGTTCGAAGCGCACCAGTACCTGGACCGCGACAACAGCGGCACCAAGGGCGAGTGCGTCAGCGCCACCGCTGGCGCCGAGAAGCTGGCCGGGTTCGTCAGCTGGCTGCGCGAAAACAAGAAGGTCGGCTTCATCGGCGAGTTCGCCACCGCCAACACGCCCACCTGCAACCAGGCGCTGGAGAACATGCTCAGCTACATGCAGAAGAACGACGACGTGATCCTGGGTTGGACCTGGTGGGCGGCCGGCGCGTGGTGGAAGCCCGACTATCCGTTCAATGTGCAGCCCGGCAAGGACGGCAGCGAAAAGCCGCAGATGGCGATCCTGTCCAAGTACGCCCGCGAGATCACCGGCAAGAAGTGA
- a CDS encoding FAD-dependent oxidoreductase — MSRKHAFQFLDLPRQMPQRIPVELRTSGDWNELYGKFDKADAQYQAGRCLDCGNPYCSWKCPVHNAIPQWLQLVQENRIEEAAALCHSTNPLPEVCGRVCPQDRLCEGSCTLEEFGAVTIGAVEKYIVDTALNNGWRPDLSQVEPTGKRVAVIGAGPAGLSCADRLARAGIQAVVYDRYEQIGGLLQFGIPSFKLDKSVIGKRREVLEGMGVQFRLGVEIGRDVSLEQLLGEYDAVFLGTGAYRYTDGGLPGQDLPGVLPALPFLVQNSRIVGGNDPWGRPIAGWEDKIALPDLSGKRVVVLGGGDTGMDCVRSAIRLGAAKVTCAYRRDEANMPGSAREVANAREEGVRFLFNRQPLAVEADAAGNLVGVRVVQTRLGEPDARGRQAAVPVEGSESLLDADVVIIAFGFSPSVPEWLAAQGVEGTVNGRILAGGSEPDGSGRLPYQTTNPKLFAGGDAVRGADLVVTAVAEGRDAAASIAEWIGNRLPVTTQAAA, encoded by the coding sequence ATGAGCCGCAAACACGCCTTCCAGTTCCTCGACCTGCCGCGGCAGATGCCGCAGCGCATTCCGGTGGAACTGCGCACCTCCGGCGACTGGAACGAGCTGTACGGCAAGTTCGACAAGGCCGATGCGCAGTACCAGGCCGGGCGCTGCCTGGATTGCGGCAACCCGTACTGCAGCTGGAAGTGTCCGGTGCACAACGCCATCCCGCAGTGGCTGCAACTGGTGCAGGAAAACCGCATCGAAGAGGCCGCGGCGCTGTGCCACAGCACCAACCCGCTGCCGGAAGTGTGCGGCCGGGTGTGCCCGCAGGATCGCCTGTGCGAAGGCAGCTGCACGCTGGAGGAGTTCGGTGCGGTCACCATCGGTGCGGTCGAGAAGTACATCGTCGACACCGCGCTCAACAACGGCTGGCGCCCGGACCTGAGCCAGGTCGAGCCCACCGGCAAGCGCGTGGCGGTGATCGGCGCCGGCCCGGCCGGGCTGAGCTGCGCCGACCGTCTGGCCCGCGCCGGCATCCAGGCGGTGGTGTACGACCGCTACGAGCAGATCGGCGGATTGCTGCAGTTCGGCATCCCCAGCTTCAAGCTGGACAAGAGCGTGATCGGCAAGCGCCGCGAGGTGCTCGAAGGCATGGGCGTGCAGTTCCGGCTGGGCGTGGAGATCGGCCGCGACGTGAGCCTGGAGCAGCTGCTCGGCGAGTACGACGCGGTGTTCCTGGGCACCGGCGCCTATCGCTACACCGATGGCGGCCTGCCCGGCCAGGATCTGCCCGGCGTGCTGCCGGCGCTGCCGTTCCTGGTGCAGAACAGCCGCATCGTCGGCGGCAACGATCCCTGGGGCCGGCCGATCGCCGGCTGGGAAGACAAGATCGCGCTGCCCGACCTCAGCGGCAAGCGCGTGGTCGTGCTGGGCGGCGGCGATACCGGCATGGACTGCGTGCGCAGCGCGATCCGCCTGGGCGCGGCCAAGGTCACCTGCGCCTACCGGCGCGACGAGGCCAACATGCCCGGCTCGGCGCGCGAGGTGGCCAATGCACGCGAGGAAGGCGTGCGCTTCCTGTTCAATCGCCAGCCTCTGGCGGTGGAAGCCGACGCTGCCGGCAACCTGGTCGGCGTGCGTGTGGTGCAGACCCGTCTGGGCGAGCCGGACGCGCGCGGACGCCAGGCGGCGGTCCCGGTGGAAGGCAGCGAATCGCTGCTGGACGCGGACGTGGTCATCATCGCCTTCGGCTTCTCGCCGAGCGTGCCCGAGTGGCTGGCCGCGCAGGGCGTGGAAGGCACCGTCAACGGTCGCATCCTCGCCGGCGGCAGCGAGCCCGACGGCAGCGGCCGCCTGCCGTACCAGACCACCAACCCGAAACTGTTCGCCGGCGGCGACGCGGTGCGCGGCGCCGATCTGGTGGTCACCGCGGTGGCCGAAGGCCGCGACGCCGCGGCCAGCATCGCCGAATGGATCGGCAACCGTCTGCCGGTGACGACCCAGGCCGCTGCCTGA
- a CDS encoding I78 family peptidase inhibitor — translation MSTPLSSRASTRVGLLGTACLALALAACGAPPPDEQEQVTAKAQAAAQQAAAPDPASAPDAPPVGTCDASQAQGLVGQTFAPDLLDQARSDTGAKMARVLKPNQAVTMEFNGERLNIEVDDKNQITGVRCG, via the coding sequence ATGAGCACACCCCTTTCCTCCCGTGCGTCCACGCGTGTCGGCCTGCTCGGCACGGCCTGCCTGGCGCTGGCCTTGGCCGCCTGCGGCGCGCCGCCGCCGGACGAGCAGGAACAGGTGACCGCCAAGGCCCAGGCCGCCGCGCAGCAGGCCGCCGCGCCGGACCCGGCCAGTGCCCCGGACGCACCGCCGGTGGGGACCTGCGATGCCTCGCAGGCGCAGGGCCTGGTCGGCCAGACCTTCGCACCGGACCTGCTGGATCAGGCGCGCAGCGACACCGGCGCCAAGATGGCGCGCGTGCTCAAGCCGAACCAGGCGGTGACCATGGAGTTCAACGGCGAACGGCTCAACATCGAGGTCGACGACAAGAACCAGATCACCGGCGTGCGCTGCGGCTGA
- a CDS encoding glycoside hydrolase family 5 protein, whose protein sequence is MIARTLRWRSRHVSRAALLLCLSVPLASLHAQEALRFAGVNLSGAEIAPSKIPGIVGVDYTYPRSSDYTYFAGKGMNLLRLPVRWERLQPQPRGPLDAAQLALIDDAVQQAKAQGMYVIVDIHNYARYDGRLIGSTGLPVAAFVDLWQRLARAYGSDNAVVFGLMNEPHGITPAAWATVAQAAVDAIRGTGASNLILVPGALWTGAHSWYTPVAGASNADALATLRDPLQRVAIEVHQYLDADSSGTSPVCVSAGIGAERLRAFTGWLQQTGHLGFLGEFAAADNPVCRRALDGMLADIAQHPTLWLGWSYWAGGAWWRADYPFNVQPDADGHDRPQMTILAPWAQRITR, encoded by the coding sequence ATGATCGCGCGCACCTTGCGGTGGCGTTCGCGGCACGTATCGCGTGCCGCATTGCTGCTTTGCCTGTCCGTTCCGCTGGCGTCGCTGCACGCACAGGAGGCGCTGCGCTTCGCCGGCGTCAACCTGTCCGGCGCGGAGATCGCGCCGTCGAAGATCCCCGGCATCGTCGGTGTCGACTACACCTATCCGCGCAGCAGCGACTACACCTATTTCGCCGGCAAGGGCATGAACCTGCTGCGCCTGCCGGTGCGCTGGGAACGCCTGCAGCCGCAACCGCGCGGTCCGCTCGACGCCGCGCAACTGGCGCTGATCGACGACGCCGTGCAGCAGGCCAAGGCGCAGGGCATGTACGTGATCGTGGACATCCACAACTACGCGCGCTACGACGGCCGCCTCATCGGCAGCACCGGTCTGCCGGTCGCCGCCTTCGTCGACCTGTGGCAGCGTCTGGCGCGCGCCTACGGCAGCGACAATGCAGTGGTCTTCGGGTTGATGAACGAGCCGCACGGCATCACCCCGGCCGCGTGGGCCACCGTGGCGCAGGCCGCCGTCGATGCGATCCGCGGCACCGGCGCCAGCAACCTGATCCTGGTGCCGGGCGCACTGTGGACCGGCGCGCATAGCTGGTACACGCCGGTGGCCGGCGCCTCCAACGCCGATGCGCTGGCCACGCTGCGCGACCCGCTGCAACGCGTGGCGATCGAAGTGCACCAGTACCTGGACGCCGATTCCAGCGGCACCAGCCCGGTCTGCGTGAGCGCGGGCATCGGCGCCGAACGCCTGCGCGCCTTCACCGGCTGGCTGCAGCAGACCGGTCATCTCGGTTTTCTCGGCGAATTCGCCGCCGCCGACAATCCCGTCTGCCGCCGCGCGCTGGACGGCATGCTCGCCGACATCGCGCAGCATCCGACGCTGTGGCTGGGCTGGAGCTATTGGGCCGGCGGCGCCTGGTGGCGCGCCGACTATCCGTTCAACGTGCAGCCCGACGCCGACGGCCATGACCGTCCGCAGATGACGATCCTCGCGCCCTGGGCGCAGCGCATCACACGCTGA
- the gltB gene encoding glutamate synthase large subunit: MAPRNRHGLYDPQDERDACGFGMVAQLDDQPSRALVDTAIAALSRMTHRGGVAADGLTGDGCGLLIRKPEPFLRALAREAGLSVGARFAAGNVFLPRDDADAARCRQVLEEELRRAGAQPCGWRLTPTDDAVCGQLAKDTLPRIEQVFVDAGAEQGEDAFALALFLARRRAEQRLREVADFYVTTLSPNGISYKGMVLPDKLSTFYPDLQRNDLASSAIVFHQRFSTNTLPRWPLAHPFRLLAHNGEINTIEGNRHWAQARSKVWQTPRFDIAEFDPVISMHGSDSQSLDNMLELLVAGGMDLLQALRILVPPATQSLEFKDADLAAFYEFYGLNTEPWDGPAGIVACDGRYAACMLDRNGLRPARWMLTSDRHFLVASEAGVWELPAERVTRKGKLGPGEMMAIDLKRGDLLDSDAIDRINRGRAPYKQWLQQGVTYLQTELIDPSLVEEPFDERTLRSYHKLFQLSTEEVEQVLRPLAETEQEATGSMGDDTPMAVLSRHTRPLYDYFRQAFAQVTNPPIDPLREDCVMSLTTQLGKETNIFHAGPETVNHVILNSPVLSQRKLRQLLKMEQYQTRNAQIDLSYSVEEGLEAGLKRICAEAEQAARDGKVMLLLTDRYPVPERPMAHALLATGAVHHHLSRVGLRCDVNLIIETGTARDPHHMACLLGFGATAVYPYLAYQTLFDLGRRGILLLKSGGEQTQIGRKYRKGIYKGLSKIISKMGICTIASYRGAQLFEIVGLDPDVVALCFPDTAARIGGVNLARLDTEARQLAARAWNDLLKPEVGGLLKYVHGGEYHMYNPDVVLTLQRATRSGLQADWDAYAAAVHGRPASALRDLLQLKRAATPTPLDEVAPAEDLLRRFDTAAISLGALSPEAHEALAIAMNRLGGRSNSGEGGEDPARYGTEKRSKIKQVASGRFGVTPEYLVNAEVLQIKVAQGAKPGEGGQLPGHKVNELIARLRYAKPGIGLISPPPHHDIYSIEDLAQLIYDLKQVNPSALVSVKLVSHAGVGTIAAGVVKAGADLITVSGHDGGTGASPVSSIRYAGVPWELGVAESHQALVANDLRTRTILQTDGGLKTGLDVVKAAILGADSFGFGTGPMIVLGCKYLRICHLNNCATGVATQDERLRANYFVGLPERVENFFRLLAEEVRQWLSYLGVRSLDEIVGRTELLQQLDVSPREGVRVDLSRLLKDVRHDGGHCAAQRLYESPDSLATQMDGLLADAIAKKTGGDHRFLIHNTDRSIGARLSGAIARIHGNHGMADAPLTLRFRGSAGQSFGAFNAGGLQLELEGEANDYVGKGMAGGRLVVRPPRGARFEARSTAIVGNTCLYGATGGELYAAGRAGERFAVRNSGALAVIEGAGDHCCEYMTDGIVLVLGKVGLNFGAGFTGGLAYVLDVDRDFVDRYNHELIDIHRISAEGFESHRQHLHKLISRHRELTGSIWAQQILDEFRDYVGKFWLVKPKAASIESLTESLRRAA, encoded by the coding sequence ATGGCCCCCCGCAACCGCCACGGGCTCTACGACCCCCAAGACGAGCGCGATGCCTGTGGTTTCGGCATGGTCGCGCAGCTCGACGACCAACCTTCGCGGGCGCTGGTGGACACCGCCATCGCCGCGCTGTCGCGCATGACCCACCGCGGCGGCGTCGCCGCCGACGGCCTCACCGGCGACGGCTGCGGCCTGCTGATCCGCAAACCCGAGCCGTTCCTGCGCGCGCTGGCGCGCGAGGCCGGTTTGAGCGTCGGCGCGCGCTTCGCCGCCGGCAACGTGTTCCTGCCGCGCGACGATGCCGATGCCGCGCGCTGCCGCCAGGTGCTGGAGGAGGAACTGCGGCGTGCCGGCGCGCAGCCCTGCGGCTGGCGCCTCACCCCCACCGACGATGCGGTGTGCGGGCAACTGGCCAAGGACACCTTGCCGCGCATCGAGCAGGTGTTCGTCGACGCCGGCGCCGAGCAGGGCGAGGACGCCTTCGCCCTGGCCCTGTTCCTGGCGCGCCGCCGCGCCGAGCAGCGCCTGCGCGAGGTCGCCGATTTCTACGTGACCACGCTCTCGCCCAACGGCATCAGCTACAAGGGCATGGTGCTGCCGGACAAGCTCAGCACCTTCTACCCGGACCTGCAGCGCAACGACCTGGCTTCCAGCGCCATCGTGTTCCACCAGCGCTTCTCCACCAACACGCTGCCGCGCTGGCCGCTGGCGCACCCGTTCCGCCTGCTCGCGCACAACGGCGAGATCAACACCATCGAGGGCAACCGGCACTGGGCGCAGGCGCGCAGCAAGGTGTGGCAGACCCCACGCTTCGACATCGCCGAGTTCGACCCGGTGATCTCGATGCACGGCTCCGATTCGCAGAGCCTGGACAACATGCTCGAGCTGCTGGTCGCCGGCGGCATGGACCTGCTGCAGGCGCTGCGCATCCTGGTGCCGCCGGCCACCCAGTCGCTGGAGTTCAAGGACGCCGACCTGGCCGCGTTCTACGAGTTCTACGGGCTCAACACCGAGCCGTGGGACGGCCCGGCCGGCATCGTCGCCTGCGACGGCCGCTACGCCGCCTGCATGCTCGACCGCAACGGCCTGCGCCCCGCCCGCTGGATGCTGACCTCCGACCGGCATTTCCTGGTCGCCTCCGAAGCCGGCGTGTGGGAACTGCCGGCCGAGCGCGTCACCCGCAAGGGCAAGCTCGGCCCCGGCGAGATGATGGCCATCGACCTCAAGCGCGGCGACCTGCTCGATTCGGACGCCATCGACCGCATCAACCGCGGCCGCGCGCCGTATAAGCAGTGGCTGCAGCAGGGCGTGACCTACCTGCAGACCGAGCTGATCGATCCCTCGCTGGTCGAGGAGCCGTTCGACGAGCGCACCCTGCGCAGCTACCACAAGCTGTTCCAGCTCAGCACCGAGGAAGTGGAGCAGGTGCTGCGGCCGCTGGCCGAGACCGAGCAGGAAGCCACCGGCTCGATGGGCGACGACACGCCGATGGCGGTGCTCAGCCGCCATACCCGGCCGCTGTACGACTACTTCCGCCAGGCGTTCGCGCAGGTCACCAACCCGCCGATCGACCCGTTGCGGGAAGACTGCGTGATGTCGCTGACCACCCAGCTCGGCAAGGAGACCAACATCTTCCATGCCGGCCCGGAGACGGTGAACCACGTCATCCTCAACTCGCCGGTGCTCAGCCAGCGCAAGCTGCGGCAGTTGCTGAAGATGGAGCAGTACCAGACCCGCAACGCGCAGATCGACCTGTCCTACAGCGTCGAGGAAGGCCTGGAGGCCGGGCTCAAGCGCATCTGCGCCGAGGCCGAACAGGCCGCGCGCGACGGCAAGGTCATGCTGCTGCTGACCGACCGCTACCCGGTGCCGGAACGACCGATGGCGCATGCGCTGCTGGCCACCGGCGCGGTGCACCACCACCTCTCGCGGGTCGGCCTGCGCTGCGACGTCAACCTGATCATCGAGACCGGCACCGCGCGCGATCCGCACCACATGGCCTGCCTGCTCGGCTTCGGCGCCACCGCGGTGTATCCGTACCTGGCCTACCAGACCCTGTTCGACCTGGGCCGGCGCGGCATCCTGCTGCTCAAGAGCGGCGGCGAGCAGACCCAGATCGGCCGCAAGTACCGCAAGGGCATCTACAAGGGCCTGTCCAAGATCATCTCCAAGATGGGCATCTGCACCATCGCCAGCTACCGCGGCGCGCAACTGTTCGAGATCGTCGGGCTGGATCCGGACGTGGTGGCGCTGTGCTTCCCAGACACCGCCGCGCGCATCGGCGGGGTGAACCTGGCGCGGCTGGACACCGAGGCGCGGCAACTGGCCGCGCGCGCCTGGAACGACCTGCTCAAGCCGGAAGTGGGCGGCCTGCTCAAGTACGTGCACGGCGGCGAGTACCACATGTACAACCCGGACGTGGTGCTGACCCTGCAGCGCGCCACGCGCAGCGGCCTGCAGGCCGACTGGGACGCCTACGCCGCCGCGGTGCACGGGCGTCCGGCCTCGGCCCTGCGCGACCTGCTGCAACTCAAGCGCGCGGCGACGCCGACACCGCTGGACGAGGTGGCGCCGGCCGAAGACCTGCTGCGCCGCTTCGACACCGCCGCGATCAGCCTCGGCGCGCTGTCGCCGGAGGCGCACGAGGCGCTGGCGATCGCGATGAACCGCCTCGGCGGGCGCAGCAATTCCGGCGAAGGCGGCGAAGACCCGGCGCGCTACGGCACCGAGAAGCGGTCCAAGATCAAGCAGGTGGCCTCCGGCCGCTTCGGCGTCACCCCCGAATACCTGGTCAACGCCGAAGTGCTGCAGATCAAGGTCGCGCAGGGCGCCAAGCCCGGCGAAGGCGGCCAGCTGCCCGGGCACAAGGTCAACGAACTGATCGCGCGGCTGCGCTACGCCAAGCCGGGCATCGGCCTGATCTCGCCGCCGCCGCATCACGACATCTACTCGATCGAAGACCTCGCGCAGTTGATCTACGACCTCAAGCAGGTCAACCCCAGCGCGCTGGTGTCGGTGAAGCTGGTCAGCCATGCCGGCGTGGGCACCATCGCCGCCGGCGTGGTCAAGGCCGGCGCCGACCTGATCACCGTGTCCGGCCACGACGGCGGCACCGGCGCCAGCCCGGTCAGCTCGATCCGCTACGCCGGCGTGCCGTGGGAACTGGGCGTGGCCGAGTCGCACCAGGCGCTGGTCGCCAACGACCTGCGCACGCGCACCATCCTGCAGACCGACGGCGGCCTGAAGACCGGCCTGGACGTGGTCAAGGCGGCGATCCTGGGCGCGGACAGCTTCGGCTTCGGCACCGGGCCGATGATCGTGCTCGGCTGCAAGTACCTGCGCATCTGCCACCTCAACAACTGCGCCACCGGCGTGGCCACCCAGGACGAGCGCCTGCGCGCCAACTATTTCGTCGGCCTGCCCGAGCGCGTGGAGAATTTCTTCCGCCTGCTGGCCGAGGAAGTGCGGCAATGGCTGTCGTACCTGGGCGTGCGCTCGCTGGACGAGATCGTCGGCCGCACCGAACTGCTGCAGCAACTGGACGTGTCGCCGCGCGAAGGCGTGCGCGTGGACCTGTCGCGGCTGCTCAAGGACGTGCGCCACGACGGCGGCCACTGCGCCGCGCAGCGCCTGTACGAATCGCCGGACAGCCTGGCCACGCAGATGGACGGCCTGCTCGCCGACGCGATCGCCAAGAAGACCGGCGGCGATCATCGCTTCCTGATCCACAACACCGACCGCTCGATCGGTGCGCGCCTGTCCGGTGCCATCGCCCGCATCCACGGCAACCATGGCATGGCCGATGCGCCGCTGACCCTGCGCTTCCGCGGCTCGGCCGGGCAGAGCTTCGGCGCGTTCAACGCCGGCGGCCTGCAGCTGGAACTGGAGGGCGAGGCCAACGACTACGTCGGCAAGGGCATGGCCGGCGGCCGGCTGGTGGTGCGCCCGCCGCGCGGGGCGCGCTTCGAGGCGCGCAGCACCGCGATCGTCGGCAACACCTGCCTGTACGGCGCCACCGGCGGCGAGTTGTACGCCGCCGGCCGCGCCGGCGAGCGCTTCGCGGTGCGCAATTCCGGCGCGCTGGCGGTGATCGAGGGTGCCGGCGACCACTGCTGCGAGTACATGACCGACGGCATCGTGCTGGTGCTGGGCAAGGTCGGGCTGAACTTCGGCGCCGGCTTCACCGGCGGCCTGGCCTACGTGCTCGACGTGGACCGCGACTTCGTCGACCGCTACAACCACGAACTGATCGACATCCACCGCATCTCCGCCGAAGGCTTCGAGAGCCACCGCCAGCACCTGCACAAACTGATCAGCCGCCACCGCGAGCTGACCGGCAGCATCTGGGCGCAGCAGATCCTCGACGAATTCCGCGACTACGTCGGCAAGTTCTGGCTGGTCAAACCGAAGGCGGCGAGCATCGAGTCGCTGACGGAATCGCTGCGCCGAGCTGCCTGA